A window from Aliamphritea hakodatensis encodes these proteins:
- a CDS encoding TRAP transporter substrate-binding protein yields the protein MLNLKTLKIKAAKKLALVATCAAVLASPAMAADKVYRLKLAETWPTNFPIFGDATKNMAALAEKMSDGRLKITIDSKNKHKAPFGVFDMVRSGQYDMGHSASYYWKGKVPNTLYFTTMPFGMTAPEQYGWFYYGGGQELMDEVYGKYNLMSFPGGNTGNQMGGWFQKEINSLEDLQGLKMRIPGFAGEVLAKLGAKPTNIPAGELYTALERRTIDALEWVGPSLDLRMGFHKIAPYYYTGWHEPATELQFLINKKKFERLPADLQQILKTAMRTAAYDMYIQSYHASAENWENMKKEFPNIEVKSFPQDVVTAMRTANDELLAEKAAADPLAKKILDSQAEYMGKARAWTNISDKAYLDSAAAQ from the coding sequence ATGCTAAACCTTAAAACTCTGAAGATTAAAGCGGCTAAGAAGCTGGCACTGGTAGCGACCTGTGCAGCGGTGCTGGCCAGCCCGGCCATGGCGGCGGATAAAGTATATCGCCTTAAACTGGCGGAAACCTGGCCGACTAACTTCCCGATTTTCGGCGATGCCACTAAGAACATGGCGGCGCTGGCTGAGAAAATGTCTGATGGCCGTCTGAAGATCACCATCGATTCCAAGAATAAGCACAAGGCACCTTTCGGTGTATTTGATATGGTGCGTTCCGGCCAGTATGACATGGGCCACTCAGCATCTTATTACTGGAAGGGTAAGGTGCCTAATACCCTGTATTTCACCACCATGCCTTTCGGTATGACGGCGCCTGAACAGTACGGCTGGTTCTACTATGGCGGCGGTCAGGAACTGATGGATGAGGTGTACGGCAAGTACAACCTGATGTCCTTCCCGGGCGGTAACACCGGTAACCAGATGGGTGGCTGGTTCCAGAAAGAGATTAATTCTCTGGAAGACCTGCAGGGTCTGAAGATGCGGATTCCGGGCTTTGCCGGCGAAGTTCTGGCCAAGCTGGGTGCCAAACCGACCAACATTCCTGCCGGCGAACTGTATACCGCGCTGGAGCGTCGCACCATTGATGCGCTGGAGTGGGTAGGTCCGTCGCTGGATTTACGTATGGGTTTCCACAAGATCGCCCCTTACTACTACACCGGCTGGCATGAGCCTGCAACTGAGTTGCAGTTCCTGATCAACAAGAAGAAGTTTGAGCGTCTGCCGGCTGATCTGCAGCAGATTCTGAAAACGGCCATGCGTACCGCGGCTTACGACATGTATATCCAGTCTTACCATGCATCAGCAGAAAACTGGGAAAACATGAAGAAAGAATTCCCGAACATTGAAGTGAAATCTTTCCCGCAGGACGTGGTAACGGCGATGCGTACGGCGAATGATGAGTTGCTGGCTGAGAAGGCTGCCGCTGATCCGCTGGCGAAGAAGATTCTGGACTCTCAGGCGGAGTACATGGGTAAAGCCCGCGCCTGGACCAATATTTCTGATAAGGCCTATCTGGACAGCGCCGCTGCGCAATAA
- a CDS encoding TRAP transporter large permease, with translation MIGIVMFIVALLMLLVGFPVAFTFGGAALIFGVFAEGPEMFAFMPFRIQSIMENTVLMAVPLFIFMGIVLQKTRLAEQLLESMGKLFGGVRGGLAISTVLVGALLAASTGVVGASVVAMGLISLPVMLKYKYDKSLACGTICASGTLGQIIPPSIILIILGDVLGIPVGDLFKAAVGPGLILIGVYVLYILIYTWVKPEVAPALPLDDDVATKGEQYRKALKAIVPPLALILVVLGSIFAGIATPTESSALGGVGAIVLAALYRQFSWKMVYDSALETVKVTAMVFAILLGATAFSMAFTYTGGDYIVEEILTDLPGGATGFLILSMIAILILGFFIDFVEISFIIVPILAPVADALGIAPVWFAILIAMNLQTSFLTPPFGFSLFYLKGVSPPSIRTVDIYKGVMPFILMQVAVVISILLFPEFYGLT, from the coding sequence ATGATTGGTATAGTCATGTTTATTGTCGCCCTACTAATGCTGTTAGTGGGCTTCCCTGTGGCATTCACCTTTGGGGGTGCGGCACTGATTTTCGGGGTCTTTGCGGAAGGTCCTGAAATGTTTGCCTTCATGCCGTTCCGTATTCAGAGCATTATGGAAAATACGGTGCTGATGGCCGTTCCGTTATTTATTTTCATGGGCATCGTTCTGCAGAAGACCCGTCTTGCAGAGCAGCTGCTGGAATCCATGGGTAAGCTGTTTGGCGGTGTCCGTGGCGGTCTGGCGATTTCTACTGTGCTGGTGGGCGCGCTGCTGGCGGCCTCGACCGGTGTGGTGGGTGCGTCCGTGGTGGCAATGGGGCTTATTTCCCTGCCGGTGATGCTGAAGTACAAATACGACAAGTCGCTGGCCTGCGGTACTATTTGTGCTTCGGGTACCCTGGGGCAGATTATTCCGCCGTCGATTATCCTGATTATTCTCGGTGATGTACTGGGGATTCCGGTAGGGGATCTGTTTAAGGCCGCAGTGGGGCCGGGTCTGATCCTGATTGGCGTATACGTGCTGTATATCCTGATTTACACCTGGGTTAAGCCGGAAGTTGCGCCGGCATTGCCGCTGGATGACGACGTTGCCACTAAAGGTGAGCAGTACCGTAAAGCCCTGAAAGCGATTGTGCCGCCGCTGGCGCTGATTCTGGTGGTACTGGGGTCGATCTTTGCAGGCATCGCCACACCGACTGAGTCTTCTGCGCTGGGCGGTGTGGGTGCCATTGTGCTGGCGGCTCTGTACCGGCAGTTCAGCTGGAAGATGGTATACGATTCTGCACTGGAGACCGTCAAGGTGACTGCCATGGTGTTTGCCATTCTGTTGGGGGCGACAGCCTTCTCAATGGCGTTTACCTATACAGGCGGCGATTACATTGTTGAGGAAATACTGACTGATTTGCCAGGCGGAGCCACGGGCTTCCTGATTCTGTCGATGATTGCCATTCTGATTTTGGGCTTCTTTATCGATTTCGTCGAGATCAGCTTCATCATAGTGCCGATTCTGGCCCCGGTGGCGGATGCGCTGGGCATTGCGCCAGTATGGTTTGCCATTCTGATTGCTATGAACCTGCAAACCAGTTTCCTGACCCCGCCGTTTGGTTTCAGTCTCTTTTATCTGAAAGGCGTATCGCCACCTTCGATACGGACGGTGGATATTTATAAAGGGGTGATGCCGTTCATCCTGATGCAGGTAGCTGTGGTGATATCCATACTGCTGTTCCCGGAGTTTTACGGACTGACCTGA
- a CDS encoding TRAP transporter small permease subunit encodes MLLVRLEQIINGFSDLLGKVSAILFVAMLFNVFYDVVMRYLFNDVSIGMQELEWHLYSAVFLLAVPYTLKAGGHVRVDLIYERRSPATKALIDMFGTMILLVPFCALVGWYGIGFAYEAWELGETSGDPGGLPYRWVIKAVIPFAFFAMLISGIGLFLKSLNVLLGNRQPDDYQPPQH; translated from the coding sequence ATGCTGTTAGTCCGTCTTGAGCAGATCATCAACGGGTTTTCCGACCTGTTGGGCAAGGTATCTGCAATTCTCTTTGTCGCCATGCTGTTTAACGTCTTCTACGACGTCGTCATGCGCTATCTGTTTAACGATGTTTCCATTGGTATGCAGGAGCTTGAATGGCACCTGTACTCCGCTGTATTCCTTCTGGCGGTGCCATACACCCTGAAGGCCGGCGGCCATGTGCGGGTTGATCTGATCTACGAGCGCCGCAGCCCGGCAACCAAAGCACTGATTGATATGTTCGGTACGATGATTCTGCTGGTGCCTTTCTGTGCGCTGGTTGGCTGGTACGGTATCGGCTTTGCGTATGAAGCCTGGGAGCTGGGGGAGACCTCCGGAGATCCGGGTGGCCTGCCTTACCGTTGGGTTATCAAGGCGGTTATTCCGTTTGCATTTTTTGCCATGCTGATCAGCGGCATTGGCCTGTTTCTTAAATCACTTAACGTTCTGCTGGGCAACCGCCAGCCGGACGATTACCAGCCACCGCAGCATTAA